A DNA window from Arachis hypogaea cultivar Tifrunner chromosome 18, arahy.Tifrunner.gnm2.J5K5, whole genome shotgun sequence contains the following coding sequences:
- the LOC112772691 gene encoding uncharacterized protein isoform X1, producing MEDHRHRRHPLLPLPSSAPGASMKLLDFSISRFHPNSCDYVLPETLSLKAMPPSVPATEGDDLVTPQSIGEDAVDGEKSSAAAALAAAAAAAGRMKKSSVKSKSGPKTAWRKLLSQCSQMINLLQAIMKTPHCMCWNGYYQELDFQTRL from the exons ATGGAAGACCACCGTCATAGAAGACAcccgcttcttcctcttccctcTTCCGCACCAGGTGCCTCCATGAAGCTACTCGATTTCTCGATTTCTCGATTTCATCCAAATTCTTGTGATTATGTTTTGCCAGAAACTTTGTCGTTGAAGGCCATGCCTCCTTCTGTGCCGGCGACAGAAGGGGATGATTTAGTGACCCCTCAGTCCATAG gtGAGGATGCGGTGGATGGAGAAAAATCAAGTGCTGCGGCGGCTTTGGCGGCGGCTGCTGCTGCTGCGGGCCGAATGAAGAAGTCGTCAGTGAAATCGAAATCAGGACCTAAGACAGCATGGCGGAAGCTCCTTTCTCAGTGTTCTCAG ATGATCAACCTGTTACAAGCAATTATGAAAACTCCTCATTGTATGTGTTGGAATGGTTATTACCAAGAATTGGACTTCCAGACAAGATTATAG
- the LOC112769539 gene encoding protein FAR1-RELATED SEQUENCE 5-like — MEPQTQEASNSQRHISDQNVHNVSDHVDEDVTSDAVDMDQYRINSWEDIGKIDFSSLSMKNICQLHFADLGLAFEFYNSYAKKRGFSVRKSRSRIVDGKVREKVYVCSCEGYRLEKWNHMKNRVREPKPETRCGCMSKLHVFFDAITESWVVRYFCDEHNHDLVVPKLARMLRSHKQMTEPDISQMNHMKEVGISIPNIFGSLASQCGGYENVNFSIKDMHNQVAKQRRQLPDDLTSAMAYLETLAARDRNLFYSLDYDLFEDLLAFDATYKKNRYRLPVVIFSGVNHHNQTVVFGAAIVLNERKSTYVWLLKQLLIAMKGKIPTSVITDGHQSMAIAIQEVFPSAHHRLCAWHLMRNATSNIHKPQFTKMFTKLMLGDYEVGVFEQKWEEMVGFFGVEDREWIVDMYGKRNIWATAHIRGKFFVGFRTTSRCESLHAVLKRYVKSRHNLTEFVQHFQRCLSYMRHREDLADFKSSTG; from the exons ATGGAGCCTCAGACTCAG GAAGCATCAAATAGTCAAAGACATATAAGTGATCAAAATGTGCATAATGTTAGTGATCATGTAGATGAAGACGTAACTTCTGATGCGGTGGATATGGATCAATATCGCATAAACTCTTGGGAAGATATTGGTAAGATTGATTTTTCAAGTCTATCTATGAAAAATATTTGTCAATTGCACTTTGCTGATCTTGGCTTGGCATTCGAATTTTATAATTCATATGCCAAGAAGAGGGGCTTCAGTGTGCGaaagagtaggagtagaatagttGATGGAAAAGTTAGAGAAAAAGTATATGTTTGTTCTTGTGAAGGGTATAGATTAGAAAAATGGAACCATATGAAAAATCGAGTTAGGGAGCCAAAACCAGAGACAAGATGTGGTTGTATGAGTAAACTTCATGTTTTCTTCGATGCGATAACTGAGAGTTGGGTAGTGAGATATTTTTGTGATGAACACAACCATGATCTTGTTGTTCCAAAGCTAGCAAGAATGTTAAGATCTCACAAGCAAATGACTGAGCCTGACATTAGTCAAATGAACCATATGAAAGAGGTGGGGATCAGCATACCAAACATATTTGGGTCATTAGCTAGCCAGTGTGGTGGGTACGAGAACGTTAATTTTTCAATTAAGGATATGCACAATCAAGTTGCGAAGCAAAGAAGACAATTACCTGATGATTTAACCTCTGCAATGGCTTACCTGGAAACGCTAGCAGCAAGGGATCGAAACTTGTTCTATAGT TTGGATTACGATCTGTTCGAGGATTTGCTAGCATTTGACGCCACATATAAGAAGAATAGATACAGATTGCCGGTGGTAATATTCTCGGGAGTTAACCACCATAATCAAACCGTTGTATTTGGTGCTGCGATAGTTTTGAATGAGAGGAAAAGCACCTATGTGTGGTTACTAAAACAGCTTCTCATAGCAATGAAAGGAAAGATACCGACTTCAGTAATTACGGATGGTCATCAATCGATGGCTATCGCTATTCAGGAAGTGTTTCCGAGTGCACATCATAGGTTATGTGCATGGCACTTGATGCGTAATGCAACAAGCAATATTCACAAACCTCAGTTTACGAAAATGTTTACAAAGTTAATGCTAGGTGATTACGAAGTTGGTGTGTTCGAACAAAAGTGGGAGGAAATGGTTGGATTCTTTGGAGTGGAAGATCGGGAATGGATAGTAGATATGTATGGGAAAAGAAACATATGGGCTACCGCTCATATCCGAGGAAAATTCTTTGTTGGGTTTAGAACGACTTCAAGGTGTGAAAGTCTACATGCTGTCCTCAAAAGATATGTTAAATCACGCCATAATTTGACAGAATTTGTTCAACACTTCCAGCGTTGTTTGAGCTACATGCGGCACAGAGAGGATTTGGCAGACTTTAAATCATCAACTGGATAA
- the LOC112771546 gene encoding external alternative NAD(P)H-ubiquinone oxidoreductase B1, mitochondrial, whose translation MRFASFFTRAFQRHPSCSKILLLCTLSGGGLLSYSESQSESITGSPASNTNSDVPAKKKVIVLGTGWGGTSFLKDLDASLYDVQVVSPCNYFAFTPLLPSVTCGTVEARSIVEPVRNMVKKRKGDIKFWEAECLKIDHANKTVLCRSNIGNNLVGSGEFSLEYDYLVVAIGAQVNTFNTPGVKEHCHFLKEVEDAQKIRRAVIDCFEKAVLPSLSDEERRTNLHFVVVGGGPTGVEFAAELHDHFQEDLVNLYPSVKDFVNITVIQSGDHILNTFDERISLFAEEKFGRDGIKVQTGRRVISVDDKNITMKAKSTGEIYSVPHGLVIWSTGIATRPVVRDFMEQIGQGKRHVLATNEWLRVKGCESVYAIGDCSSIDQQKIMDDISAIFEAADKDKSGTLTVAELKDVLDDIIVRYPQFELYLKSKHILDLSTLWKDSEGNYREEIDIEGFKMALSHMDSQMKSLPATAQVASQQGEYLARCFNRMHQCEEHPEGPRRFKGSGRHTFLPFRYKHFGQFAPLGGEQAAAELPGDWVAMGHSTQWLWYSVYASKQVSWRTRMLVISDWTRRFIFGRDSSRI comes from the exons ATGAGGTTTGCTTCCTTCTTCACAAGGGCTTTCCAACGCCATCCTTCCTGCTCCAAGATTCTTCTCTTATGCACTCTCAG TGGTGGAGGCTTGCTGTCATACTCAGAATCACAATCTGAATCTATTACTGGATCTCCTGCTTCTAATACGAATTCTGATGTGCCAGCAAAAAAGAAAGTGATTGTTCTTGGAACAGGATGGGGTGGTACTAGTTTTCTCAAGGATCTCGATGCATCCTTGTATGATGTTCAGGTTGTTTCCCCTTGTAACTATTTTGCATTCACTCCTCTATTACCTAGTGTCACTTGCGGAACCGTTGAAGCGCGAAGCATTGTAGAGCCAGTTCGAAACATGGTCAAAAAG AGAAAAGGAGACATTAAATTCTGGGAGGCGGAATGTCTGAAGATCGATCATGCAAACAAAACGGTATTGTGTAGGTCCAATATTGGGAACAACTTAGTTGGAAGTGGCGAATTTTCTTTGGAATATGACTACTTGGTTGTAGCGATAGGAGCACAAGTGAATACTTTTAACACCCCTGGTGTCAAGGAGCATTGTCATTTTCTAAAG GAGGTAGAGGATGCACAGAAGATCAGAAGGGCTGTGATAGATTGTTTTGAGAAGGCTGTTCTTCCATCTCTATCTGACGAAGAACGAAGGACAAATCTACATTTTGTTGTTGTTGGAGGAGGTCCAACTGGGGTGGAATTTGCTGCTGAGCTTCATGACCATTTCCAAGAAGATTTAGTCAATTTATACCCATCTGTTAAAGATTTTGTGAATATTACAGTGATTCAATCAGGAGATCACATCTTGAACAC GTTTGATGAAAGAATTAGTCTATTTGCCGAAGAGAAGTTTGGAAGAGATGGTATAAAAGTTCAAACTGGACGTCGAGTTATCAGTGTTGATGACAAAAATATTACAATGAAGGCAAAATCAACTGGAGAGATCTACTCTGTACCCCATGGACTGGTTATCTGGTCCACCGGGATTGCAACTCGTCCGGTTGTGAGGGACTTTATGGAACAAATCGGTCAG GGTAAAAGACATGTGCTAGCAACAAATGAATGGTTGCGAGTGAAGGGTTGTGAATCTGTGTATGCTATCGGTGATTGTTCTTCAATAGATCAACAAAAAATAATG GATGATATTTCAGCCATTTTTGAGGCTGCGGATAAGGACAAATCCGGTACCTTAACTGTTGCAGAACTCAAGGATGTGCTAGATGACATAATTGTAAGATATCCACAGTTCGAACTGTATTTGAAGAGCAAACACATTTTGGATTTGAGTACTCTATGGAAAGACTCAGAAggaaattatagagaagaaatagACATAGAAGGCTTTAAGATGGCCCTTTCTCATATGGATTCACAGATGAAGAGTCTGCCAGCAACTGCACAG GTTGCTTCCCAACAAGGTGAATATCTAGCTAGATGCTTTAACCGCATGCATCAATGTGAAGAGCATCCGGAAGGTCCTCGGCGATTTAAAGGCTCTGGACGTCATACGTTTCTTCCCTTCcg gtaTAAGCACTTTGGGCAATTTGCTCCTCTAGGAGGGGAGCAAGCTGCTGCAGAACTTCCTGGAGACTGGGTTGCCATGGGTCACAGCACTCAATGGCTTTGGTATTCTGTATATGCAAG CAAGCAAGTAAGCTGGCGGACAAGGATGCTAGTCATATCAGATTGGACAAGAAGATTCATATTTGGAAGAGATTCTAGCCGTATTTAA
- the LOC112772691 gene encoding syntaxin-123 isoform X2, which produces MAEAPFSVFSDDQPVTSNYENSSLYVLEWLLPRIGLPDKIIVKDKATKQPGTIMDTIQEIQGCHDTLIDIESSLNELHQVFLDMTVLVQSQGKQLNDIQSHESRANSYVCRGFGSFSLQGSTRRILEVHLHCHHNIDLLY; this is translated from the exons ATGGCGGAAGCTCCTTTCTCAGTGTTCTCAG ATGATCAACCTGTTACAAGCAATTATGAAAACTCCTCATTGTATGTGTTGGAATGGTTATTACCAAGAATTGGACTTCCAGACAAGATTATAGTGAAGGAT AAAGCAACTAAGCAACCAGGGACAATAATGGACACAATCCAAGAGATTCAAGGGTGCCATGACACACTGATTGATATAGAGAGCAGCCTCAATGAGCTTCATCAAGTGTTCTTGGACATGACTGTTTTGGTCCAATCACAAGGTAAGCAACTCAATGACATACAGAGCCACGAGTCAAGAGCCAATTCGTACGTCTGCCGTGGGTTCGGCAGTTTCAGTTTGCAAGGAAGCACCAGAAGAATACTGGAAGTCCATCTTCATTGCCATCATAATATTGATTTATTATATTGA